TTTGGTAGCGAGATTCTCAACAAAGCAGGATTCTAACTGTTTACCTGCATCGGGACTGACCAAAAGCTTCAGTTCAATTTCATCGGCCATTGTAGTGTGAAGAGTTTGTATTCTCGATCGTAGATTAAAAAAGACACCTTATCCTGAGTCTGCGCTTTACGCAATCAAAATCATGCGCCTCTTGCGCCTGCCCAACTTTCAACAATGTCAGATTCAACATTACAGCCATACGGAAATCTACACGACAATGCTCGTTGTCGAAAAAGCCCATACCTCCCTCAACAATGAATGTTGCCTTTCTATATAGTTCGACCTAACATCTTGTTTGTAATACTGGTTTCAGGATGGAGAGAATGTTGTTTCAACTAATTAAAAGAGTATCGGTTCTGGCACTTTTGACGGTTTCCATGCAAAGCGTAGGGCAATCGGAAAATGACAGAGCAAACGAACCAGGAACGGTAAAAGCCAATTCAAGTGCAAACGGTGAAGTACGCTACATTACCGACGAGCTCTATACCTTTCTGCATGCAGGCCCGGGGAGGAATTTCAGAATATTGGGATCAGTGCAAGCAGGCTCAAAAATCACACAACTTGATGTCGATTCAGACAATAATTTCGTAGAAATCGTTGATGACAAAGAGCGCAGGGGATGGGTCGATGGACGCCATGTTGTCGCTCAGGAAACCCTTCATGCGCGCCTTCCAGTTTTGGAACAGCAGTTGGCATTTAGTGCAGAACAACTGGTATCTCAGCAAAATAAAATTGATGAACTGAGCAAACTCATTGAATCTCTGGAAAAAAGCAAGACGAATATAGAAACCCAGTATAACAAGCTGCAACAGGAGCATTCACAGGCGCAACAGCAACTTTCGCAAAACGACAGCACCGAGAAAAAAGATTGGTTTATGCGTGGAGGCATGCTGTCTCTGGCGGGTGTCTTGTTAGGTGTTTTGCTATCGCTGGTATTGAAACGCCGTCGCCGTCAGGATAGCTGGATGTAATATCATCCCCGCTGTTGAATGAGCGGTTAAATTCAAAGCTTGAAATTAAAAGTTCAAAATATGAGCTTCAAGGCTTGGCAGGTCGGAGCTGTTAAGCCTTCTTTGCTTCCATCGAATGACACGGATTTGTTAAATTATTCACTTCACCCAATCACGGGCACGCAATACAAATTCTTAGCCATGAAAGCTATAACTCAGTGTTGGCAGGGGTTATAGAAGGACATTATTATAACTGTTTCAAATTCTTTACAAAATTAGCAATTCCACCAACAATTACCTCTATGTCAGGCATTGGTTTTACGCCAATTTTGCAAATAATGGCGCCAGTATCAAGTCAGTATCCTGATACTTCCTGAGTTATTGCGAATCAGGCACACATAACCCAAAAAGACAAATATAAAATTATAGAGAAGATCACGGCGTTCTGTCCGACTTACTCACCCTAACATTTTGATGTAAGAACATCCTGTATTCGGAGGCATATGCTATGTTTCGTGCTAGTGAATTAAATAGTGCAACATACTCTATCCCATCACTTGAACAGTTGCGGAAAATTATCACAGACAACTACATTGTCGACGAAACTGCATACCTGCAAGAACTGATGACACTGGTCAATCAGGATGAATCTACCTTAAGCGCGATTCGTAGCGATGCCGTTACCCTGATCAACAAAGTACGAGAAGAAGCCCAGGGCGGCGACAGTATTGATGCCTTTTTACAAGAATACAGCCTTGATACTCAGGAAGGCATTGTATTGATGTGTTTGGCAGAAGCTTTGTTGCGTATTCCCGATCCTTCTACTGCCGATGCACTTATCAAAGACAAATTATCCAGCGCTAACTGGAAAGCCCACTTGAAAAAAAGCGGCTCTCTGTTAGTTAACGCTTCAACCTGGGGCTTACTGTTCACAGGCAAGATATTGCAAACCAATGTGCCAGAATCAGAACAAAATACTCTGGACAGATTAATCAATCGCCTGGGTGAACCCGTTGTACGCAAAGCCATGTATGCCGCAATGCAAATCATGGGTAAACAATTCGTATTGGGTCGCAATATCGGCGAAGCACTAAAAAGCAGCAAAAAGCAGCGCCAAAAAGGCTACACCCATTCCTATGACATGTTAGGTGAAGCGGCATTTACAGAAGATGATGCAAAGCGCTATTTCGATGCCTATGCAGCAGCTATCAAAGCCATTGGCAATGAAAAGTTTCCAGAAGCGCACCCAGCTCCACCAACTATTTCCATTAAGTTGTCGGCGCTTCATCCTCGTTATGAAGTGGCTAATCAAGAGCGCGTCCTGAATGAAATGTATGAGCGTGTAAATCAACTTATTCAACTCGCTCGTAGCCTGGATGTGGGTATTAGTATCGACGCAGAGGAAATGGACAGACTAGAGCTGTCGTTAAGCCTGTTTGAAAAATTATATCGCTCCGACGCCGCTAAGGGCTGGGGCTACTTGGGATTAGTGGTTCAAGCTTATTCCAAACGTGCGCTTCCAGTTTTAATGTGGGTGACTCAACTGGCAAAAGAGCAAGGTGATTTGATCCCTATTCGTTTGGTTAAGGGCGCTTATTGGGACTCGGAAATTAAGTGGACTCAAGAGAAAGGTTTACCGAGCTATCCCGTATTTACTCGTAAGGCCAGCACAGACGTCAGTTATCTGGCCTGTGCCAAGTTCCTGCTGAGCGAGCATACCGAAGGCTATATTTTCCCGCAATTCGCAACCCATAATGCACACACGCTATTGTGTATTCAACGCTTGGCAGGCAGTCGTCACATGGAATTCCAACGCTTACATGGCATGGGCGACGAGCTGTACAACACGGTAATGTCGGAAAACGACAAATTGAATGTTCGCATTTACGCCCCTGTTGGCGCTCATAAAGATCTGTTGCCTTATTTGGTGCGCCGCTTGTTGGAAAACGGTGCCAACAGTTCTTTTGTACACAAACTGGTAGACCCCAAAACCCCTGTTGAATCACTGGTAGATCACCCGCTGCAAACCTTGAAGGAGTACCCGACCATGGCAAATGACAAGATCCCACTTCCAACGGATATTTTCAGTGATCGTCGTAATTCAGATGGCACCAATATCAATATTGAGTCATTGCTAACGCCTTTCCTTGAGCAGGTCAGCAAAGCAGCTCAGCAACAGTGGCATGGTGGCAGCATTGTTAATGGTGAAGTGATCCACACTGGCGACTCAGTTAGCGTTTTCAGCCCACAGAATAAAGACCAATCGGTTGGCAAAATCCATTGGGCAGATAAAGCCACCACAGAGCAAGCTCTCACTGTTGCTCATCAAGCCTTCCCACAGTGGAACAAAACAGATGTAAATAGCCGCGCCAAGCTGCTGGAAAACCTGGCTGACCAGCTTGAAGCGAACAAGCACGAGCTTATTGCCATGTGTACATTGGAAGCGGGTAAGTCTCTGCAAGATGGCATTGACGAAGTGCGTGAAGCGGTCGATTTTTGTCGTTACTACGCGGTTCAGGCTCGCAAATTATTTGCAACAGGTAAACCATTAGAAGGCCCAACAGGTGAACGTAACGAGTTATTCGTTACCGGAAAAGGCGTGTTCGTTTGTATCAGCCCCTGGAACTTCCCATTAGCTATTTTCCTGGGACAAGTGGCAGCGGCATTGGTAACAGGTAATACCGTAATCGCCAAACCTGCAGAGCAAACCGGTCTGGTTGCTTTCCGTACCGTTGAACTCATGCTACAAGCAGGTTTCCCGAAAGATGTTATTCAATTTCTTCCGGGTAAAGGTTCCGAAATTGGCGCCCAGCTTACCAGCGATACTCGTGTTGCGGGCGTATGCTTCACAGGCTCAACCGATACAGCCAAGCGCATCAATTTATCATTAGCACACCGAGATGGTGCTATTGCTACCTTGATCGCTGAAACAGGCGGTCAGAATGCCATGATTGTTGACAGCACAGCCTTGCCAGAGCAAGTAGTCAACGACGCATTAACGTCCGCCTTCAAGAGCGCTGGCCAACGTTGCTCGGCTTTGCGTGTTATGTACATTCAGGATGATATTGCTGAGCGCGTGATTGAGTTGATTCAAGGCGCAATGAAAGAGCTGGAAGTGGGTGACCCGATGTCGCTGAAAACCGATGTTGGCCCAGTCATTGATAGCATGGCACAAGCAAACTTAAATGCTCACATTCAGTCAATTAGCCAACAAGGCAAAGTTATCGGTCAGGTCGCCATGCCGGATTACACGAAGAATGGTTCATTTGTACAACCAACAGCTGTTGAAATCGATTCTATTAAGCGCTTGGAAAAAGAACACTTTGGCCCGATTCTGCACATTGTTCGCTTTAAGGCCGGGCAACTAGATCAGGTGATCGCAGATATTAACGGCACCGGATATGGTTTAACCCTCGGAATTCATAGTCGCAACGAATCTTTTGCTTTGAAAATTGCTCAGAATGTGAATGTAGGTAACGTCTATATCAATCGTAATCAGGTTGGTGCGGTTGTGGGTGTTCAACCCTTCGGAGGTCAAGGGCTTTCGGGCACCGGCCCCAAAGCAGGTGGCCCTCACTACCTGACTCGCTTTGTTACAGAGAAAACCATCAGCAACAACATTACCGCCATCGGTGGTAACACGACATTGTTGAGCTTAGACGAATAATCAGCCACAGCTAATCACAACTCTTATGGCTCACGATATTCTTTCTCTTGAGAACAATCGTGAGCCAATTTCAACGGCAATGTTGCCACTTGGCAACAAATACGCATAATAAACAACATTCATATTAAATCGGCAGAATCCCTGGATGGGCAGAGCAGTCTCTCTGGTACTTCTCGTTTGCTTGGCATTATTGCAATACCGCCTCTGGTTTGGGAAACACAGTATTCCTGACTATTGGCGTCAAAAGCAGGAAGTGCAACAGCAAGAATTACAAAACGCAAAATTGCGCCAGCGTAATAGCTTGCTACGTGCGGATGTACAGGATCTGAAAATTGGTTTGGAAGCAATTGAAGAAAGAGCCCGAAATGAATTGGGATTAATCAAGCCAGGTGAAACCTTTTATCGTATACTTCCCTCCGATAATTAATGGGATTCAGCGCATCCCCCAACTGAAACCAAAAACTCAGATAAAACCCAATTATTAGACATGAACGATGCCTCACAGCCTAATCTTCGGCAATTTTCAGTAATCGTGCCTGCCGCAGGCATTGGACGCAGAATGGGCGCCAATTGCCCCAAGCAATATCTGCCATTAGCCGGCAAAACGTTACTGGAATGCACACTGGAACGGCTCATAAGCCATAACCAGATTAACCATATCGTATTAGCCATTAGCCCAGAAGATGAATACTTCCCACAGTTACCCATCGCGAATGCCGATTGGCTCACCGTAGTTAAGGGCGGTAAAGAAAGAGCAGATTCCGTCCTGGCGGGTCTTGAAGCACTTAATGCTGAGTACAACGAAAGCAGCGATTGGGTTTTAGTTCATGATGCTGCGCGCCCGTGCATTACTCACAGCGATCTGGATAAACTGCTAGCACTTTACGAAACAGGTATCGGCGGCATTCTCTCCATGCCAGTTCGCGACACCATGAAGCGAGCCAGTGCAGAACATCCCAATCTCGTGTCTCATAGTGAAGCAAGAGCTCATTTGTGGCATGCCTTAACGCCCCAGTTTTTCCCTAGGCAAGCGCTTCACGATGCATTGAAAAAAGCACTGGTTCAAGGGCTTAGCATTACAGATGAAGCATCAGCCATTGAGCTGATGGGGGGTTCCGTTAAGTTAGTCGAAGGGTTAACCAGCAATATCAAAGTGACTCACCCTGAAGACCTTGGCTTGGCAGAGTTTTATCTGCAACATCATTCTTCCCGCACACAGATGGAAAAACCAGCATGAATTTAGGACAAATCCGTATAGGCCAAGGCTACGACGTACACAAGTTCGGCGGTGAAGGCCCAATTATTATTGGTGGCGTCAGTATCGACTACGAACAGGGATTACTGGCACATTCAGACGGTGATGTATTACTACATGCAATATGCGACGCCTTGCTTGGCGCCTTAGCGCTGGGCGATATTGGTCATCATTTTCCCGATAATGACCCTGCATACGCCAATGTTGATAGCCGTGAGCTACTTCGACAAGTGATGAAATCGGTGAAAAGCAAAGGCTATGTGATTAATAATCTCGATTCGACCATCGTGGCTCAAGCGCCCAAAATGGCTCCTCATATCGTTCAGATGCGCGAAATCATCGCCAACGATTGTGCATGTGACATTGACCAGATCAATGTAAAGGCTACTACTACTGAAAAGTTAGGCTTTACGGGGCGTAAAGAAGGCATTGCCTGCTACGCGAGTGTTATTTTGATTAAGGCTCAGGATAGTAACCAATAAATGACAAACTTAAGCACCGAACACTGGAGTTACTTCCTTGGCAAACCAGAAATCACCGCTGTATTAAAGCAACAGCCCGAAGATTTTCAGGTTACAGAAATACTGCCTTTTGAACCTTGTGGCGAAGGTGAGCACATCTTCCTCTGGATTGAGAAAACAGGCTTGAATACCGCTTTTGTTGGAGAGCAATTAGCAAAATTTACCGGGTTACATCTTCGTAACGTGAGTTTTGCTGGGCGAAAAGACAAACATGCCGTAACTAAACAGTGGTTCAGTATTCACGCGCCGGGCAATCAGGACTTCGACTGGTCATCATTTGAATTAGAAGGCTGCCGCATTCTCAATGTTATCAGGCATAACAAGAAACTGCGTACAGGCAGTTTAAGTGGCAACCGTTTCTCTATTACTCTGCGCGAATTAAATACAACTGAAAGGCTGGAAGAAAGACTAAACCAGATTCAGTTAAATGGTGTACCCAATTATTACGGGCAACAGCGTTTTGGTGAGATTCGTCAAGCTACAGATCCTCAAACGGGAGAGTCTTTATCAGGAGGTTCTCTTTTAGGTGGCTCTCTTTTGGGAGGAAATCTGGCCCTCGCTCAAAAAATGATTCAGGGTGAAGAAATCCGTAACCGTAATAAGCGCTCAATGGCCATTTCCGCTTTGCGCTCGTGGCTATTCAATGAGTTTGTGCATCAACGGTTACAGGCGTCTCGCTCGTTAGAGCAGCCGCAACCCTATGAGCACGCCCTGCCAGGTGATGTTTTCATCTTATCCGGAAGCAACAGTTTTTTCTCGCAAGAGGAATTAGACGAAACGATTCACAATAGGCTTCATGAGCGAGACATTAATCTTTCCGCACCGTTATGGGGTAAAGGCGAATTAGATTCCAAGCTGGATGCTCTTAAGCTGGAAACAGAAATAGCCGCTCAGTTTGATGACATCTGTCAGCATCTGGCCTCTTTGGGTCTTAAGCAAGAACGCCGAAACATTTGGTTATTTCCCAAAGCAATGCAGTGGCAAATACAACATAATACAGTAACCATTACTTTTGAGTTACCTTCCGGTTGCTTTGCAACCTCAGTCATCAGAGAATTAGCCAACACGCTCTGACAACAAGCAACACCAAAAGCGTAGAACGCGATTTTAGGGGAACCGAAATGAACATTTTGTTAAGCAATGACGATGGTGTCCATGCCGAAGGTCTTGCAGTGCTTCACTCACTATTAGCCAAAGAGCATGAAGTTACCGTGATTGCCCCTGATCGAAACTGCAGTGGCGCAAGCAATGCTTTATCCTTGATGCAGCCATTACGCATCCAGGAAATGCATAATGGTTTCCACGCAGTTAATGGCACACCTTCAGACTGTGTACATCTGGGTATCAACAGCTTTTTAGATAATGATCCTGAATTGGTTATTTCAGGTATTAATCATGGCCCCAATTTAGGTGACGATGTTATCTATTCAGGCACAGTAGCCGCCGCAACCGAAGGGCGCTATATGGGATTACCCGCCATTGCGGTATCACTGAACAGCAGAACCGGAGAACACTTCGAAACGGCAGCCAAAGTGGTATGTGACATTGTTCGCCATCTCAAAGAACATCCGCTACCCGCAGATCAGATACTTAACATCAATGTACCCAACATTCCTTATGAAGAATTAAAAGGTATTCAGGTAACTCGACAAGGCAGACGCCATCGCGCTGAATCAATGGTAAAATCGCAGGATGCTGCCGGACGTGAGATATATTGGTACGGTAGTGTAGGCCAAGAGCAAGATGCCGGAGAGGGTACTGACTTTTACGCCGTCGCAAATGGCTATTGTTCAGTTACGCCGCTAACTGTCGATATGACCGCTTACCAAAGCCTGGAAAACATGCAAGACTGGATCGAAAAATTATAAAACCATGAGTGGATACAAACTGCAACAGACTCGACGTGGCGAAGCTTTAGCGCAACTGCTGCACAAAGAAGGTATTCGAAATACCGAAGTATTGAAGGCTATCGCCAGTACCCCTAGAGAAATGTTTATTCCTGATGCTCTGCAACATCAGGCATATCTTAATACCGCACTGCCAATCGGCCAGGGACAAACCATTTCTCAACCTTATATCGTCGCCAAAATGACTGAATTATTGTTAGAGGGAGAACATCCTCTCAATAAAGTGTTGGAAATAGGCACAGGTTCAGGATACCAATCAGCAATATTGGCGCAATTGTTTTCCCATGTTTACTCGGTTGAACGCATTAAGTCACTGCAGTTTCAAGCCAAGCGCAAACTACAGAAACTGGATTTACACAATGTCAGTATGAAGCACGGTGATGGCTGGGAAGGATGGCCGAGTAAAGGTAAATACGATGCCATTATCGTTACGGCTGCCGCTCGTAACCTACCAACACAATTATTAGGGCAACTGGAAGATGGTGGACAGCTGGTGATCCCGGTAGGCACAGATAATCAAATGTTAGAGTTAATCACTCGTCAAGGTGAAGAATTTGAAACCCGACACATTGAAGCGGTGCGCTTTGTTCCTTTGATTCCTGGGGCGTTATCTTGAAGTTATTCCAGCATCTGTACAATGCATGCTTAAGATGGGCAAAACATAAACATGCCCAATACTACCTGTTTGTAATGGGCTTTTCCGAGTCCGTCTTTTTCCCCATTCCACCCGATGTCATGTTAGCCCCCATGTCACTGGCGAAACCTCAAAAAGCGTGGTTCTATGCCATGATAACTACGTTATCATCGGTATTAGGTGGAATTTTCGGCTACATGTTGGGCGCTTATGCCTTTGAAAGTTACATTCAACCACTAATTGTCGAATGGGGTTATCAAGGCAAACTCGAATTAGCTATTTCATGGTTTAAAGAATACGGAATAGGGATAGTATTTCTTGCAGGCTTTTCTCCCATCCCGTATAAAATATTTACATTATCAGCCGGTTTTTTAAATATGGCCTTTTTGCCTTTTATCGTTGTTTCAGCAATTAGTAGAGGCATGAGATTTTATTTAGTGGCAGGATTAATGTATTGGGGAGGAGAAAAAATGGAAGAGAAACTAAGACAATATATAGATTGGATTGGATGGATAACTATTGCTTTGGCAATAGTTGCATATTTCATTTTTAGGTAATGATTATGCTTAGAGCTAAATATCCATTCATTTTGCTCTCCTTTTTTCTAACAGTTTTTTTAACTGCCTGTTCCAGCCGCCAACAGCCCGCCCCGGTCGTTAATTTAGGTGCAAAATCAAAAATAAATGTTATAAAAAAAGAAGCGATTAATTCAAAATATTATATCGTCAAAAAAGGCGACACTTTGTATTCAATTGCCTTCTCAGCGGGAAAAGATTTTCAAGAAATAGCCCAATTAAATAACATAGAAAAGCCTTATTCTATCTACCCTGGACAGCGTCTTTCTTTAATTACGTCAAAAACTCGGCAGGAAAATAAATCTACCGACAAAAATAAAAGCAATTCAAAAAACGAACTAAATCAAACAGTTGATCAGGGCAAAAAGTCGGCGTATGGTAGTCCTGATAAAGGCGATTTGGAATCAAACAAATCACCGTTTCCTTCAACAATTAGTAAATGGAAATGGCCAGCCAAGGGGAAAATTATAGATAAATTTTCATTGGCTCCTGAAGGAAATAAAGGTATCGACATTGCCGGGAAAAATGGAGACCCAATATATGCTGCCGCGGATGGAAAGGTAGTGTATACCGGTGATGCCTTAAGAGGTTATGGAAAACTCATCATTGTTAAGCATTCTGAATCTTATTTAAGTGCTTATGCTCACAATGATAAATTTTTGGTTAAGGAACAAGAATGGGTCAAAGCAGGGCAGCAAATTGCGCTTAAAGGAAATAGCGGCACGGATAAAACCATGCTTCACTTTGAAATTCGTTACAAAGGCAAGTCGGTTGATCCACTACGTTATTTACCGCAAAAGCGATAAAAATAAGAAGAATAAAAAACAAGAAGAATAAGAAATAAAATCGGGGGATAGGTATAAATTTACACCATGCAGGAGAATTAACTCATGGCAAATGATACCTCAGTCGTCGAAATTGAAACCTCAGAAGAAGCAGAATCTGATACAGATATTGAATTAGCGGATTTAGAAGAATCCGAACCAGACTCTCTAGAAGATATTCTGGCAAATCAGGATGATTTACATAAAAACCTGGATGCAACCCAGTTGTATTTGGGTGAAATTGGTTATGCACCTCTATTAAGCGCCGAAGAAGAAATTTACTTCGCCCGACGAGCACTTAAAGGAGAAGAAGCGGCGCGCAAGCGGATGATTGTCAGTAATCTACGATTGGTAGTGAAGATTGCTCGACGCTATAACAATCGCGGCTTGGCGTTACTCGATCTCATTGAAGAAGGAAATCTCGGTCTTATTCGAGCCGTTGAAAAGTTCGATCCAGAAAGAGGCTTTCGTTTCTCCACCTATGCAACCTGGTGGATCCGTCAAACCATAGAACGCGCGATCATGAATCAAACGCGTACTATTCGACTTCCCATTCATATCGTTAAAGAGCTGAATGTGTATCTGCGTGCCGCGAGAGAATTGGCGCAAAAACTGGATCATGAGCCTACAGCGGAAGAAATCGCATTGGCTTTGGAAAAACCAGTTAAGGATGTCACCAAAATGCTCCGCCTTAACGAGCGTATCACTTCCGTTGATACACCGTTAGGTAACGAGAATGACAAAGCTTTGCTGGATGTATTGTCAGATGAATCTCATCACGGGCCTGAAGATGAGCTACAGGATAACAATGTCAGAAGTAATATTGTTTCCTGGCTAGAAGATCTTAATCCCAAACAAAGAGAAGTCTTGGCACGACGATTCGGACTACTGGGATACGAGCCATCGACACTGGAAGATGTTGGAATTGAAATAGGATTAACTCGTGAACGTGTTCGTCAGATTCAAGTCGAAGCACTACGCAAACTAAAGGAACTTCTTTCTACTCAAGGACTGAATCAGGAAGCATTGTTTAGTCATATCGAATAAAAACCTAAGTCTCATACCATAGAAAGTGTTTCTTATCTAATAAGAAGCACTTTTTGTATTTAAATCACTCAAAAAATTAGAGCTTAACCAATTGTTTTTATTACCATTTTCATATATAGGTGAAAATTTACGGACATTTAGATAACCTTTTTTGACTACAAATAAGACTCATAAGTATTTATCATAATTACCGAATTTAGAACTTTCTCAGTTCAATAAAGAGGCAAAAATGAAAATGATGAAATTGTGGGTTACGGTTTTTCTAACAGCAATAACGTTTGCTAATACAACTTACGCTACAGAGAATGATGCAAATTCTCCCCCTGTACTAAAAACCGAAAATCTGGAAAAACTTGATGGGTGGTGGAACTCCCTCTCTTTGAGTAAAATAATTCTCACTGGTGAATCTTCATTAACAGGACCAGGTGTTAGCGGTGATCCATGAGCAGCATTATTGGATTGATTAGTGTAGTTTGAGTCAGAGTCCTTCTGACTCCATATTTTGTTTTGAGTACAATATGTTGGATTTAGCAATTGCATTCGTTGTTAGCAATGTGTGGATTATTGGTTTTTTCGTAGCATCTCTTTATA
Above is a window of Paraneptunicella aestuarii DNA encoding:
- the ispF gene encoding 2-C-methyl-D-erythritol 2,4-cyclodiphosphate synthase — its product is MRIGQGYDVHKFGGEGPIIIGGVSIDYEQGLLAHSDGDVLLHAICDALLGALALGDIGHHFPDNDPAYANVDSRELLRQVMKSVKSKGYVINNLDSTIVAQAPKMAPHIVQMREIIANDCACDIDQINVKATTTEKLGFTGRKEGIACYASVILIKAQDSNQ
- the surE gene encoding 5'/3'-nucleotidase SurE, with the protein product MNILLSNDDGVHAEGLAVLHSLLAKEHEVTVIAPDRNCSGASNALSLMQPLRIQEMHNGFHAVNGTPSDCVHLGINSFLDNDPELVISGINHGPNLGDDVIYSGTVAAATEGRYMGLPAIAVSLNSRTGEHFETAAKVVCDIVRHLKEHPLPADQILNINVPNIPYEELKGIQVTRQGRRHRAESMVKSQDAAGREIYWYGSVGQEQDAGEGTDFYAVANGYCSVTPLTVDMTAYQSLENMQDWIEKL
- a CDS encoding YqaA family protein, which translates into the protein MKLFQHLYNACLRWAKHKHAQYYLFVMGFSESVFFPIPPDVMLAPMSLAKPQKAWFYAMITTLSSVLGGIFGYMLGAYAFESYIQPLIVEWGYQGKLELAISWFKEYGIGIVFLAGFSPIPYKIFTLSAGFLNMAFLPFIVVSAISRGMRFYLVAGLMYWGGEKMEEKLRQYIDWIGWITIALAIVAYFIFR
- the truD gene encoding tRNA pseudouridine(13) synthase TruD, which produces MTNLSTEHWSYFLGKPEITAVLKQQPEDFQVTEILPFEPCGEGEHIFLWIEKTGLNTAFVGEQLAKFTGLHLRNVSFAGRKDKHAVTKQWFSIHAPGNQDFDWSSFELEGCRILNVIRHNKKLRTGSLSGNRFSITLRELNTTERLEERLNQIQLNGVPNYYGQQRFGEIRQATDPQTGESLSGGSLLGGSLLGGNLALAQKMIQGEEIRNRNKRSMAISALRSWLFNEFVHQRLQASRSLEQPQPYEHALPGDVFILSGSNSFFSQEELDETIHNRLHERDINLSAPLWGKGELDSKLDALKLETEIAAQFDDICQHLASLGLKQERRNIWLFPKAMQWQIQHNTVTITFELPSGCFATSVIRELANTL
- the ispD gene encoding 2-C-methyl-D-erythritol 4-phosphate cytidylyltransferase, with amino-acid sequence MNDASQPNLRQFSVIVPAAGIGRRMGANCPKQYLPLAGKTLLECTLERLISHNQINHIVLAISPEDEYFPQLPIANADWLTVVKGGKERADSVLAGLEALNAEYNESSDWVLVHDAARPCITHSDLDKLLALYETGIGGILSMPVRDTMKRASAEHPNLVSHSEARAHLWHALTPQFFPRQALHDALKKALVQGLSITDEASAIELMGGSVKLVEGLTSNIKVTHPEDLGLAEFYLQHHSSRTQMEKPA
- a CDS encoding protein-L-isoaspartate(D-aspartate) O-methyltransferase, with the protein product MSGYKLQQTRRGEALAQLLHKEGIRNTEVLKAIASTPREMFIPDALQHQAYLNTALPIGQGQTISQPYIVAKMTELLLEGEHPLNKVLEIGTGSGYQSAILAQLFSHVYSVERIKSLQFQAKRKLQKLDLHNVSMKHGDGWEGWPSKGKYDAIIVTAAARNLPTQLLGQLEDGGQLVIPVGTDNQMLELITRQGEEFETRHIEAVRFVPLIPGALS
- the putA gene encoding bifunctional proline dehydrogenase/L-glutamate gamma-semialdehyde dehydrogenase PutA gives rise to the protein MFRASELNSATYSIPSLEQLRKIITDNYIVDETAYLQELMTLVNQDESTLSAIRSDAVTLINKVREEAQGGDSIDAFLQEYSLDTQEGIVLMCLAEALLRIPDPSTADALIKDKLSSANWKAHLKKSGSLLVNASTWGLLFTGKILQTNVPESEQNTLDRLINRLGEPVVRKAMYAAMQIMGKQFVLGRNIGEALKSSKKQRQKGYTHSYDMLGEAAFTEDDAKRYFDAYAAAIKAIGNEKFPEAHPAPPTISIKLSALHPRYEVANQERVLNEMYERVNQLIQLARSLDVGISIDAEEMDRLELSLSLFEKLYRSDAAKGWGYLGLVVQAYSKRALPVLMWVTQLAKEQGDLIPIRLVKGAYWDSEIKWTQEKGLPSYPVFTRKASTDVSYLACAKFLLSEHTEGYIFPQFATHNAHTLLCIQRLAGSRHMEFQRLHGMGDELYNTVMSENDKLNVRIYAPVGAHKDLLPYLVRRLLENGANSSFVHKLVDPKTPVESLVDHPLQTLKEYPTMANDKIPLPTDIFSDRRNSDGTNINIESLLTPFLEQVSKAAQQQWHGGSIVNGEVIHTGDSVSVFSPQNKDQSVGKIHWADKATTEQALTVAHQAFPQWNKTDVNSRAKLLENLADQLEANKHELIAMCTLEAGKSLQDGIDEVREAVDFCRYYAVQARKLFATGKPLEGPTGERNELFVTGKGVFVCISPWNFPLAIFLGQVAAALVTGNTVIAKPAEQTGLVAFRTVELMLQAGFPKDVIQFLPGKGSEIGAQLTSDTRVAGVCFTGSTDTAKRINLSLAHRDGAIATLIAETGGQNAMIVDSTALPEQVVNDALTSAFKSAGQRCSALRVMYIQDDIAERVIELIQGAMKELEVGDPMSLKTDVGPVIDSMAQANLNAHIQSISQQGKVIGQVAMPDYTKNGSFVQPTAVEIDSIKRLEKEHFGPILHIVRFKAGQLDQVIADINGTGYGLTLGIHSRNESFALKIAQNVNVGNVYINRNQVGAVVGVQPFGGQGLSGTGPKAGGPHYLTRFVTEKTISNNITAIGGNTTLLSLDE
- the ftsB gene encoding cell division protein FtsB, whose product is MGRAVSLVLLVCLALLQYRLWFGKHSIPDYWRQKQEVQQQELQNAKLRQRNSLLRADVQDLKIGLEAIEERARNELGLIKPGETFYRILPSDN
- a CDS encoding peptidoglycan DD-metalloendopeptidase family protein; its protein translation is MLRAKYPFILLSFFLTVFLTACSSRQQPAPVVNLGAKSKINVIKKEAINSKYYIVKKGDTLYSIAFSAGKDFQEIAQLNNIEKPYSIYPGQRLSLITSKTRQENKSTDKNKSNSKNELNQTVDQGKKSAYGSPDKGDLESNKSPFPSTISKWKWPAKGKIIDKFSLAPEGNKGIDIAGKNGDPIYAAADGKVVYTGDALRGYGKLIIVKHSESYLSAYAHNDKFLVKEQEWVKAGQQIALKGNSGTDKTMLHFEIRYKGKSVDPLRYLPQKR
- a CDS encoding TIGR04211 family SH3 domain-containing protein, with translation MLFQLIKRVSVLALLTVSMQSVGQSENDRANEPGTVKANSSANGEVRYITDELYTFLHAGPGRNFRILGSVQAGSKITQLDVDSDNNFVEIVDDKERRGWVDGRHVVAQETLHARLPVLEQQLAFSAEQLVSQQNKIDELSKLIESLEKSKTNIETQYNKLQQEHSQAQQQLSQNDSTEKKDWFMRGGMLSLAGVLLGVLLSLVLKRRRRQDSWM